In one Arachis duranensis cultivar V14167 chromosome 9, aradu.V14167.gnm2.J7QH, whole genome shotgun sequence genomic region, the following are encoded:
- the LOC107466308 gene encoding uncharacterized protein LOC107466308: MEIEHRAYWVVKRCNMDLTEAGAARKLQLEELECLRNEAYENDQIYKEKTQAFHDHHIRKKDFQDGDEVLLYNSRLRFMPGKLRSRWEGPFKVKEIKPYGVVELFDPKSEATFKVNGHRVKKYHGYKLQRELEVFLLGDAPQEEEV, encoded by the coding sequence ATGGAGATTGAGCATAGAGCCTATTGGGTGGTAAAGCGATGCAACATGGATTTAACTGAAGCAGGAGCGGCCAGAAAACTACAGCTAGAAGAGCTCGAGTGTTTGAGAAATGAAGCATACGAGAACGACCAGATCTACAAGGAAAAGACTCAAGCATTCCATGACCATCACATCCGGAAAAAGGACTTTCAAGATGGTGATGAGGTGCTCCTCTACAATTCGAGGCTTCGTTTCATGCCTGGCAAACTCCGCTCTAGATGGGAAGGACCTTTCAAGGTAAAAGAGATAAAGCCCTATGGAGTGGTGGAGTTATTTGATCCTAAAAGTGAAGCAACCTTCAAGGTGAATGGACATAGAGTGAAGAAGTACCATGGCTACAAGCTCCAAAGAGAGCTAGAGGTGTTCCTATTGGGGGATGCAcctcaagaagaagaagtttga